The sequence GGGGTTGTGGGCATAGTCTACCAGGGCGTGAAATCGGCCCAGGTTAAACAAATTCATCCGACCTGGAGTCTGGTCGGTGGAAGCCTCAAAGGTGTGCAGGGCCTGGCGAATCAGATCGATATCGACTCCCTGGGCAAAGGCCGCTAGGCTAGCAGCCAGGGCATTGGCAATCTGAAAAGGAGCCAGACCACCCATGGTGATGGGCACTTTTTCCGCTTGCTCAATGCGCAGCAGCCAGTCACCTTTCAGAATTGACAAATAGCCCTGCTCGTAGATGGCAGCCAATCCCCCCTGCTGAGCATGTTTCCGCACCAGCTCATTATGAGGATCCATTGAAAAGTAGGCTACCTGGCTTTTCACCTTTTGGGCCATGGCCGCCACCAATGGGTCGTCGGCATTGAGCACTGCGTAGCCGCTGGGGCGAACGGTTTCGGCCACTACGCTCTTAAGGTGGGCCATATCTTCGAGGGTTTCAATATCGCCCAGCCCCATGTGGTCGGCGGCAACGTTGAGCACCACGCCAATGTCACAGTCTTTAAAGGCCAGGCCCGATCGCAGAATGCCGCCCCGGGCCGTCTCTAGCACCGCCACCTCAACGGTAGGATCCTGCAAAATCACCTGGGCGCTTTGGGGACCGGTGGTATCGCCCGGCTCAACCATGTTGTCGCCGATGTAAATGCCGTCGGTGGTGGTATAGCCCACCATCTTCCCCGTTTGCTTAAAGATGTGGGCAGTCAGGCGGGTGGTGGTGGTTTTGCCGTTGGTACCGGTAATGGCCACTACCGGAATGCGGGCTGGCGTGCCGGGCGGAAACAGCATTGACAAAATGGGCTCAGCCACGTTGCGGGCAATGCCGACGCTGGGACAGACGTGCATGCGTAGCCCTGGAGCCGCGTTGACCTCGACGATCACCCCATCGACCTCCCGCAGGGGCTTAGAGATATCGGTGGTGACAATGTCAATGCCCGCGATGTCGAGGCCGATGGTCTTGGCAATGCGCTGGGCTACCCAGACGTTGTCGGGGTGAATGTCGTCGGTGCGATCGATGGCGATGCCGCCTGTGCTCAGGTTGGCCGTAGCCCGCAAGTAGCACATTTCGCCCTTGGGCAGCACCGTATCAAGGGTATAGCCCTTGCGATCGAGCAGTTGCCAGGTGGTGCGATCGACTTCAATGCGGGTAAGCAGATTGTCGTGGCCAACGCCCCGCCGAGGATCTTGGTTTGTGACCTCAATCAGCTGCTCAATCGTAGACTTGCCATCACCTACCACGTGGGCCGGCACCCGCTCCGCCACCGCAATCACCCGTCCGTTGATCACCAGTACCCGGTGGTCGCGACCTTGGTAAAACCGCTCAACGATAATGCCACTCGACACCTCTCGGGCAGCTTCGTAGGCTTCTTCGGCGGCGGCGTAGGAGTCGATGTCGATGGTAATGCCGCGTCCGTGATTGCCGTCGAGGGGCTTGATCACGATCGGGTAGCCGCCTACGTCTTCGATGGCGTTTTCCAACTCATCGAGGTAGTAAATTACGGTGCCCCGTGGTACTGGCACCCCAGCACTGCGCAAAATTTGTTTGGTTCCCTCTTTGTCAGAGGCCAGCTCTACAGCCAAAATACTGGTTTTACTGCTGAGGGTGGCCTGTACTCGCTGCTGATAGCGACCGTAGCCAAACTGAATCATCGCCCGAGTCGAGAGTTGCATCCAGGGAATGTCCTGGATTTCGGCCCCGCGCACAATGGCCTCGGTACTAGGGCCGAGGGCAGCGTCAAGTCGAAACTCGGTGAGGTCAGCCAAGTCTTGATCGAGTTCGGCCTTAGAATAGTGACCCGTTTCAATCAGGCTGTTGCACAACCGCACTGCCGCTCGGGCTGCGTAGCGACCGGCCTGCTCATTTTGGTATTCGAACACCACTTGGTACACCCCTGGCTCGGCGGCGCTGCGGGTGCGACCAAAGCCCACGGGCATGCCAGCCATGGTTTGAAGCTCCAGGGCAATATGCTCAACGATGTGACCCATGTAGGTGCCCTGGCGCACCCGACTGAGAAAGCCGCCTCGATGTCCCGGTGAGCAAAAGTGCTCAATAAGACTGGGGAGGGTCTCCACCAGTGCTTCGTAAAACCCAGGGATTTGGTCAGAGGGGCGATCGGCTAAGTCTTCTAGATCTAGCCGCATCAAGATTAAGTTGGGATACCGGATACTCCAGTAGTTTGGCCCTCGTAGAGTCTGAGTTTTAAGAATACGCATAGGCTGTGATAACTCACCAGTCGTAAAACAACGTCAGCTTAGGGTGCTAAATGACTAGCCAGGGTACTAGCTGGATACCCAGCAGAAGAAGGGCTGCTACAGCAAACCTACGGGCAGCGGCCCCCGAGCCTAGCAAAAATCGCTTAGCAGTCTAAGCGGGGTAAGCCCAGTTTAGAGGGCACTCCCGACCGTTTTAACCTGGACGCATCAGGTTTGTGAGGGAATCTAGACATTTGCCTAGAGCACAGCCTGCTATCGGTCTAAAAGTGGCCTAGATGAAACCAGACGATGCAGGCAGTATAACTCTAGCTTAGAGCTCAAGACAGTATCTTATGAGGGTTAATTAGTGCGACTTGACCGGGGATATAACCGATCACCTTGGCTTGTTCTCTACCTATTGGGTGAGAGCCCGAATAAAACCCTGAAGCTCACTTAAAAATCCACCTCGTTTGCCTTTAGTTGGGCCACCCCCTGGAGCCGCTGAGTCAGCGGTTTCACCGGACAAAATGCGATCGAGGGCTTCCCCAGAGGGTTTTTGGGGCACCTCAGCGAGAAGCTGATAGCCGGTTTCGGTGTCTTGCCACACCTGCCAGGGACTGGGGTAAGCGCGCAGCAGCACGGCTCCATCTAGAGGGCGCAGGTAGTAAACCGGCTCTAAGGTACTGAGAAAGCGATCGCGCAGCTGCCGCCCAGCATAGCCGATGCCAATGGTGGCTACATCTTCGAGCTTGGGATTGAGCATAATCACAAAGGCGTCGCCTGCCTGGGCGCACATCTCTTCAACCTGATTGACCTCAATGGAGGAGGGTTCAACAAACAGGTAGGCTTGATCGCCCGGTTCCATCTCGCTGTGGAGTTCGCCAATGCCCCGCACTACAAAATCGGGGTTGCCCCAGTCGCGACGAGCCAGGGCAGCCGATCCCGCATCGGGAAAGTAGATCTTGAAAGTGAGGCCGAGGTCTTGCAGCGCTGGGTAAAATTGCTGGGCTACCGGCAGCCCCTTGAGTTCTGAATACACCAACTCCACCATCATGCGGGGAATTCCCGCCTGAATAGCAGCTTGGGTAGCCGATCTGGCCTGGACAATGGCCTCTTCGAGGCTGGCGGGAACAGCGGTCGCAGCAGAATCCATAGCACCATTCATAGCAACAGTTAGGCGGGAGATAGGGTAAGAGGAGAGAGGGCACGGTGTAACACCTGGCGCAGCACCATCGCCGTCCAGTCGATGTCGGCAGCGGTGGTATGCCGCCCTAGGGTCAGACGAATGCCACAGCGGGCGGCGCGATCGCCATAGCCCATGGCCTTAAGCACCGGGCTGGGGCTGGGTTTGCCGCTATGGCAGGCCGAGCCAGCACTGATGCCAATGCCCGCCAGGTTCATCTCGCGCACCAGGGTACGGCCATTGACCCGATCGCCATCGGCGGCAGTGACGCAAAAACTGACATGGTGCGGTAAGCGATCGCGGCGATCGCCCGAAGGAACCAGTTCCGTCACGTCAGCGAGCTGAGCAAATAGGCGATCGCGCAGGCTCATCAGCCGCAGGGTCTCATGGGGCATTTCGGTGGCCGCTAGGGCCGCTGCCATCCCAAACCCTGCCAGAGCAGGTAAACCCTGAGTACCCGATCGCAGGCCAAACTCCTGTCCCCCACCGCCCAGTAGGGGCAACAATTCTACCCCAGGTCGTACGTAGAGAGCCCCCGCCCCCTGAGGCCCATAGAGTTTGTGGCTAGAGATCGACAGCAGATCAACCGGCAGCGTTTGCACATCGAGGGGTAAGCGCCCCGCCACTTGCACAGCATCGGTGTGAAACAGCGCGCCGTGGTCACGGGCGATTTGCCCCAGCACCTCAATCGGCTGAAGCGTGCCGACCTCGCTCTGGCCGTAGATGATCGATACCAGGGCCGTATTATCGCGCAGAGCAAGGCGCAGGTCGGTGGGGCTAACGCGCCCCTGGGCATCTACCGGCAGCCGGGTCACCTGCCAGCCCATCTGCTCTAACTGCTGGGCCGGTTGCTCAACTGCCGAATGTTCAACCGCTGAAATAATTAGGTGCTGGGGCAATCGGTAGCGGCGGGCCGCCCCGATCACCGCTAGGTTGTCGGCCTCCGTCCCCCCCGCCGTAAACACAATTGCATCGAGAGGGGCATTGACGAGACTGGCCACCTGCGATCGCGCCTGTTCTAGCACCGTAGCCGCCCGACTACCCCACTGGTGAAGACTAGAGGGATTGCCCCACTGCTCGGCCATCGCCGCCTGCATGGCTGCGATCGCCTCCGAGCGAGGAGGCGTAGTAGCGCTGTAGTCTAAATAAATTTGCATAGTCTGCGTCGACGAGAGAACAGCGCGCCCCAGCGGCACAAATTTTATCCTAGCAGGCAGGGTGATTCTAATTATTAGAGCAGCTAAGCCAGACCTGTCAGCCACCAGATAGTAGAGATATCTGTGTATTTACAGTAGATATCTCTGCGTATTTAAGGAACAGTGAATATAGGGATGAGGCCCGTCGCCGCTGCTGACAGGGCCAAATAGTCCCCTCCTCGCTCGGCGGTCAATCAGCCAGGCTGATCTGGAGAAAGTTTTGCGGCGTTTTTGTGGCGTTATGGATCGGCGTTGTAAATATGTGGAGTCGGCAATATGAGTCGTTCGCCATTCACCGTGAGGGATATGGTTGAGGACGAGGCTGAGGGCAGGGGGGCCGGTGCTGAGGCGATCGCTGCGGCCACCGCGATCACCTGCTCCCGCCCGGTCTGGTGCAGTGTGGTGAGCCAGGCCCAACCACAGTCAACCAGGCGTTCTACATTGACTCCTTCGTAGGCGGGTTCAAAGGGGCGCAGACGGTTGACTCCTTCTCCTAGGAGAATGCTGGCCCCTTGCCAGTTGTGGTTGCTCAGATGGTACAGGCCTACCGCAATCTGCAAAATACCCTGGTAAAAAGGTTTGTCAGTGGTGTTTGCTTCCATCCAGATCGCTTCCAATACATCGTGGCAGGCGTAGTAATCACCTTGGTTAAACAGGGTAATTCCCTCCTTTAGACGGGGATCAACACTTTCGGTAGAGCTATTTAAGGCCATGACAATGGTGTAACTGATCCAGAGGGATGGTTCCATCCTAAGGCAGAGGTGTTATCCTCCACTGTGAGTGTGAGGTGTGAGGAAAATTAACATGGTAAGTTCTCCAGTCAGACCGCCGGGCATTGTACCTGCTGACAAACCGAGCAAAGGTACAGAGACCACCGCAGAGCTATCGGCTTTGGGACTAGGTAGATTGCAACTCCCCTCTGGCCCACTATTTGGTACCGACGGTATTCGCGGCAAAGCCGGGGATCTTTTGACGGCTCCTTTGGCTATGGAAATTGGCTATTGGGCTGGGCTGGTTATGCAGGCTGAGGGATTAGCCGAGGGGCCAGTGATTTTAGGCCAAGACTCCCGCACCTCGGGGCCAATGCTGGCTTCGGCACTGTCCGCTGGGCTGACCTCTGCTGGTTTAGATGTATGGCACATTGGGCTGTGCCCGACCCCAGCCGTAGCCTACCTAGCCGAGTCCTGCCAGGCTTTAGGAGGAATCATGATTTCGGCCAGCCACAACCCACCTGCCGACAATGGCATTAAGTTTTTTGGGGGCGATGGTACCAAGCTAGGCAGTACTGTACAGGCCGCTATTGAAGCCGCCTTGCGGGGCCAAGCCAATGGGGTCGCTGCTGTGACCTTGCCCTGGGGACAGTGCTACTACCGGCCTGAGTTGGTCAATCGCTACGCCAGCTTTCTGCATGAACCCCTTCAGCCTGGCCTCGATCTAGCAGGCATGAAGGTGGTGCTCGATATGGCCTGGGGATCAGCCACTCGCCTAGCAGAGCAGGTGTTTTTGGAAGCTGGCGCTGAAGTCATTGCTCTGCATGGTGCTCCCGATGGCGATCGCATTAATGTTGATTGCGGATCGACTCACCTTGAGCCGATCAAAGCGGCGATCGCAGCCCACGGAGCCGATTTGGGCTTTGCCTTTGATGGCGATGCCGACCGGGTAATGGCGGTAGATTCCCAAGGTCGGGTAGTCGATGGCGACTATATTCTCTATCTCTGGGGTCAGCACCTACAAGATCAGGGGCGACTGCCCAATCACACTTTGATCTCTACGGTAATGGCTAATCTGGGCTTTGAGCGCGCCTGGGAAAAGCTGGGAGGCACCCTGGTGCGGACCCAGGTGGGCGACCAAAATGTCTACAGCGAAATGGTTAACCGAGGGGCCAAGCTCGGAGGCGAACAGTCAGGTCATATCCTCTGCCATCACTACAGTCTGACAGGCGACGGCATTCTCACCGCGTTGCATCTGGCGACGTTGGTACAGAGCTTAGGCGGGTCGTTGGCGGCCTTAGTCGATAACAGCTTTCAGACCTACCCGCAGAAACTTCAGAATGTGGCCGTAGTCGATCGCGATCGCCGCCTTAACTGGCAAGACTGCACCCCGGTTTGCCAAGCCGTGGAAGCCGCCGAGCAAGCCATGGGCAACGAGGGTCGGGTGCTAGTGCGCCCCTCCGGCACCGAGCCAGTAATTCGAGTGATGGTCGAAGCCATTGATGCAGACCTAGTCGATCGCTGGACGCAGCATATTGTGCAGTCAGTCAGCCAGCACCTGGCAGTGTAAATCGTTTCCCATACTAACGTTGAGGAACCGCTAAAAAATCGGCGTTGCTGAATAAGGGTATGAATCGAAAATACAATGTCTTCCGTAAAGGTGATGGCCATTCACCTCTACCTAAATTCATGCCTCGATTCAGCAACACCGACTAAAGCGATACAGAAAGCGGCTTATACCAAATCCTACTTGGCTAGCCCCCCATGCCACTGGGCGAACGGCGGTAAGGCCTCAGGCCAAGCCAATGCCCTTACAGGTTGACCGGTTGGGAATCCATTGTTGAGTTCCTTGACGCTGGGCTAACGACTCGACCGGTCTAATGAAAGTTTCTAATTTATTTAAACCAAGTTGGCGGGAGGAGAAAAATTGGACCCGCAGGGTGTACTCGAATAGAATTTCCAAAGATGTTTAACCATTCCTCAAAGATCTTTTCAAAATGAGGCGCTTGTAATAAATTTATTGCTGTCATGCCCAAGCAATTGGTCAAGTGAATTCTGGCCCGACGCCCATCAAAGTTGCTGTAAGCACCATCTAGAATGGTGTAAAAGTCAACAGTCATAACGGAATTCGATGATCCTGAAGTTTGCAAAGATGAGGTGGTTTTCCTGTGTTTCCAGATTCCTGAGTAGGCACAAAACTTTGATGGGGCAAACTTGCGAGAGTAAGGATCAAACACAAAATAGGTGATGGTACGTTGTCCCCATTTGTCTTGAGCAGTAGGATCATGGAGAATTTCGTAGTTCCATTGCCTAAGATTTAGGAAAACTTCAAGAAAATCTCCAGCGAAGTGAAGTCGTCTATCCTGAAGATCAAGAACAAACTCGGATACTGAAATTGCACGAAATATCTCGGCCTTAATGTCAAGTGACTCAACAAGAATGAGTTCTTGAGGTAGATGATTTATTCTTTTGATCTCCCTGGGTGAAAATTGGGGTAGCAGAACAGTTTGAAAGGCATTCATCCCAACCTCTCTCATCAGGGAAATGGAGTTGGCTGCCAAGTTGCGTCTCCCCCTGGTTACATGAGAGCTAACCATGCTAATAAAGGCATCATTTGAGTGCTGCGGCTTAAACAAGTGGGACGTCGCAAACTTGGCATGGTTGGCGACCGGATCAGCCCTGCTAATTTCAAACTCAATCCAAAGCTTTTTGCTATCTTGCTCTCTTTCTAGAAGTATATCCACTCTAGATGAATAGCCCAATACATTAACCAATTCTTTCGGCAATACTTGAACTTCTGAGCGGCACGACCAACCATGAGGAAGTTGTCTAGCGAACTCAGCTTGTAGAAAGGCAGTCAAGTAGCCCATTATCGTTTTATGGCTGCAAACAGGCTAAGCCGGGTCGTTTCGCTAGAATTTGGGCACTTGCAGCTTTAACCCGACACAGGCAAAGCTCAATCCCAGCTTCCATGATAGACCCACCGATTCAAGCGGTTCTGTTCCTATAACTAACTGGGACAGTAGAAGGGCCACGAGTCTCCAGAAAGTATCTAATTGCAACGCTTTGGCAAGATTCATAGATCCTGTCGAGGCGGCGGACAATCGTCGCGATCGCCCAATCTATAGCCGAGACGAACCATAAATGATACTCAGTCAGATGATTATCGTGGCTTGTGCTAGCCTAGTGTATCCTCAAAAGCACTGATGCATAAGGGCTGGAACCTTTACGCATCAGTGCTTTTGCTGTATGGGCGATACTGGTTTCGAACCAGTGACCTCTTCCGTGTGAAGGAAGCGCGCTACCACTGTGCTAATCGCCCTTGGGCTTTATAAGATAGCACATCGTCTGTACAGGTTTAGCAAAAATTTTGTGGTTAAGCCATATTGGGCGGAATAGGGCTAGTTTGCTGGGCTTGTTGCAGCTGAGCTTGAATCAAAGCCTGTACATCTTGGCGACGAATTTCGACACCGTGGCCAATTTTGCCGGGGGTTTCAAAAAAGATCAGGCTGTCGATAGGCTGCATAGCCAGCAGTTGAAAGAGGATGTGCACGACTGGCACCGGCAGTGCCATCACCTGGGGATCGTTGGCGGATTGGCCAGTAGCCGCATCTTGCAGGGTGGGATAGGCATAAACGATATTTTTTTGGCTGTCGGGCTGGGTGCGGTTGCTGAGAGTAGTCATCATCCACCCCTGCTCTAGGGTTTGTAGCACGTAGTACTGCTCGTGCTTGAGCTGGCCTGCGATCGCCTTTAAAGTCGGTGCAATGGTGGTAATGGCGTTAGCGGTTACTCCATCGTCAGGGGCATTTTGTTGGAGAGAGGCGACTTGAGCGTCGAGATCCAT is a genomic window of Nodosilinea sp. E11 containing:
- a CDS encoding DUF309 domain-containing protein; this translates as MALNSSTESVDPRLKEGITLFNQGDYYACHDVLEAIWMEANTTDKPFYQGILQIAVGLYHLSNHNWQGASILLGEGVNRLRPFEPAYEGVNVERLVDCGWAWLTTLHQTGREQVIAVAAAIASAPAPLPSASSSTISLTVNGERLILPTPHIYNADP
- a CDS encoding DUF1995 family protein, whose amino-acid sequence is MDSAATAVPASLEEAIVQARSATQAAIQAGIPRMMVELVYSELKGLPVAQQFYPALQDLGLTFKIYFPDAGSAALARRDWGNPDFVVRGIGELHSEMEPGDQAYLFVEPSSIEVNQVEEMCAQAGDAFVIMLNPKLEDVATIGIGYAGRQLRDRFLSTLEPVYYLRPLDGAVLLRAYPSPWQVWQDTETGYQLLAEVPQKPSGEALDRILSGETADSAAPGGGPTKGKRGGFLSELQGFIRALTQ
- the glmM gene encoding phosphoglucosamine mutase, whose translation is MVSSPVRPPGIVPADKPSKGTETTAELSALGLGRLQLPSGPLFGTDGIRGKAGDLLTAPLAMEIGYWAGLVMQAEGLAEGPVILGQDSRTSGPMLASALSAGLTSAGLDVWHIGLCPTPAVAYLAESCQALGGIMISASHNPPADNGIKFFGGDGTKLGSTVQAAIEAALRGQANGVAAVTLPWGQCYYRPELVNRYASFLHEPLQPGLDLAGMKVVLDMAWGSATRLAEQVFLEAGAEVIALHGAPDGDRINVDCGSTHLEPIKAAIAAHGADLGFAFDGDADRVMAVDSQGRVVDGDYILYLWGQHLQDQGRLPNHTLISTVMANLGFERAWEKLGGTLVRTQVGDQNVYSEMVNRGAKLGGEQSGHILCHHYSLTGDGILTALHLATLVQSLGGSLAALVDNSFQTYPQKLQNVAVVDRDRRLNWQDCTPVCQAVEAAEQAMGNEGRVLVRPSGTEPVIRVMVEAIDADLVDRWTQHIVQSVSQHLAV
- a CDS encoding cysteine desulfurase family protein, whose product is MQIYLDYSATTPPRSEAIAAMQAAMAEQWGNPSSLHQWGSRAATVLEQARSQVASLVNAPLDAIVFTAGGTEADNLAVIGAARRYRLPQHLIISAVEHSAVEQPAQQLEQMGWQVTRLPVDAQGRVSPTDLRLALRDNTALVSIIYGQSEVGTLQPIEVLGQIARDHGALFHTDAVQVAGRLPLDVQTLPVDLLSISSHKLYGPQGAGALYVRPGVELLPLLGGGGQEFGLRSGTQGLPALAGFGMAAALAATEMPHETLRLMSLRDRLFAQLADVTELVPSGDRRDRLPHHVSFCVTAADGDRVNGRTLVREMNLAGIGISAGSACHSGKPSPSPVLKAMGYGDRAARCGIRLTLGRHTTAADIDWTAMVLRQVLHRALSPLTLSPA
- the cphA gene encoding cyanophycin synthetase; the encoded protein is MRILKTQTLRGPNYWSIRYPNLILMRLDLEDLADRPSDQIPGFYEALVETLPSLIEHFCSPGHRGGFLSRVRQGTYMGHIVEHIALELQTMAGMPVGFGRTRSAAEPGVYQVVFEYQNEQAGRYAARAAVRLCNSLIETGHYSKAELDQDLADLTEFRLDAALGPSTEAIVRGAEIQDIPWMQLSTRAMIQFGYGRYQQRVQATLSSKTSILAVELASDKEGTKQILRSAGVPVPRGTVIYYLDELENAIEDVGGYPIVIKPLDGNHGRGITIDIDSYAAAEEAYEAAREVSSGIIVERFYQGRDHRVLVINGRVIAVAERVPAHVVGDGKSTIEQLIEVTNQDPRRGVGHDNLLTRIEVDRTTWQLLDRKGYTLDTVLPKGEMCYLRATANLSTGGIAIDRTDDIHPDNVWVAQRIAKTIGLDIAGIDIVTTDISKPLREVDGVIVEVNAAPGLRMHVCPSVGIARNVAEPILSMLFPPGTPARIPVVAITGTNGKTTTTRLTAHIFKQTGKMVGYTTTDGIYIGDNMVEPGDTTGPQSAQVILQDPTVEVAVLETARGGILRSGLAFKDCDIGVVLNVAADHMGLGDIETLEDMAHLKSVVAETVRPSGYAVLNADDPLVAAMAQKVKSQVAYFSMDPHNELVRKHAQQGGLAAIYEQGYLSILKGDWLLRIEQAEKVPITMGGLAPFQIANALAASLAAFAQGVDIDLIRQALHTFEASTDQTPGRMNLFNLGRFHALVDYAHNPASYEALGGFVKNWPGKRIGVVGGPGDRRDNDFITLGKLASQMFDEIVVKEDDDTRGRPRGDAAKWIVHGIEEGTGTASYRTILAETEAINTALDEAPDDSLVVILPESVTRAIALINARNPLPQINAGLNGAAEAAAQPTDQLAEVHP